The segment TAATCTATGTGAGTATTTGACCCACACAATCAACGACCCATGAAAGCATTGAGATCCATATAAAAATTTGAAGATCATCATTATAAAAATTATTGATCTTAAAACATTTTAATAATATAAAGACCATTTTCAATTATCATTACTCCCATCATTCTTTTTTTTATGAATAAGTCATATACTACTctttattatataaaataatataatgatgTAGCATTCACAATTAAATGTGGATGGTAGAACGACACACCCTTCAAAGTCTAGGCAAGACCAAGTCcaaataaaagataaaaataaaaattagagtaGAGCTTGGTCAAGAGTAAACATAAATAATATTGCTTAGTGACGAGAGTAAGAGGGAGATCACAATCTCATACATCATCTGATTTGCTCTAATTTACTTATGTAGATCTAAGTTCAAGTTTGCAAAGTTGCATTGGCAGTCATTTTATCTGCAAGAGCTTCATAACCACTAGGGTAATGGTCTCTACACTTTTCCAAGGGTCCTATTCCTTGCTTCCTCCTCACCATGTGGTCACAGGCGTGGTCATAGTAAATTTGCCCAATAAAATCATAGATTAATATTATGTACATTAGATTTACAAAGACAGTTCAAATTTCAATCACAGAGGAGTTTAAGGGTAGTATTATTCTCAGATATTAGTCCACGTGGAAGATAATCTGAGGTCCGTATTGAGGTCGTAGAGTAAATACAAGCAAAGGAGCATGAGTATaagatggtgaagtcacaaaagaaaAATTTTGCAGAATCATGGCCAGCACTAATTTTGCTTCCAACAAGGCAAAATTCTGACCCACACATTTAGTTGGCCCTGTTCCAAAGGGCATGAATGCCATTGGATGCTTTGCAGCCTTTGCAATTCCTTCACTAAATCGCCCTGGGTTGAACTCTTTGGCATCATTTCCCCACAGAGCAGTATCATGGTGAATTGCAATGATCGGAAGCTCAAGTTGGGTGCCTGCAGGAATTGAGATCCTTCCAACTTTCGTTGGCACACAAGCCTGTCTCAATACACCCACTGCAGGTGGATAAAGTCTCATGACCTCATTTATGATCATTCCCACCTACAAAACAAAATCATACAATATTTAATGAGACAAATCCAAAATACTGCTTTTGAATTCAAATGCCAGTGCTCGTTTACTATTGAGATTGGGTATTGCTTCCCTTTATATTCTTTGAAAGTGTTTTGCCAAGATAATATCTGCTTTTTGTGTCGTTTCTTGGACCAATTGCTCACCAATTTCTAATTGTTATAGCTTATCCTTCTTTAATATCATTTCACAAAAGCCCTATATCTGCGATTGATTTCTATTTcctatatatttaaatttacagTAACTGAATCTATGTTTCTCTAAGGATCTCATCAGGTACCTCATGTACAAGGAAAAGTGCAGAGTGAGAGGCATAAAATTCAGTTTGTCAGAGCCAGCAAATGGCCCCTACTCTAACTTATTATTTTACAAATTTCAAAATGCTTATCATATTCACATCTGTTAGATGGTTCTTACAATTTTAAGACGACTTAAGCTGTCTGCATCTGGATAATTGTTTCTCCCACATACTTCCAACACCTCTCTGCGACCTCGCTCTTGCCAATCTTGATGTATGCCCAACCTATGTTACCAGAAACGAGAAACGTGAAACGGCAACAGCAACGCAACGAAAAACGGAATTTAGAAAGGTTGCGCATAAGAAacggtattatatatatattcttttataaaatcaaaatattaaaaaaaataaaaattaaaaaattcaagatACAAACAAATGCTAAATAGATATtaaatactttatagaaataaactcataaatctctAAAATACCCTAGGGCGAGGACCTCATCTGTCTGTCCAATGCTCTGCATAATCTACCAAAGAAGGGTTGCTGTAAAAATCTCCTCGTGGCGTTTACGAGGGGTTACTACCCATATCCGAGCGGTGGTGCACTTCCCATCCGTTGGTGAAGCATGGCTATCGCCCCTGTAGTGCTCTCGTGCTGATCGATAGTTCTCGAAGCGTATGAACAGACCGAAACTACAGAGTTATCTACCAGTGTTTGACGTCATCCGCtacttaaaaatatattaaatctaTATGCATGACAAACTGCTGGTTAACTCGTGTAAGTGGTGAGTTAATAGCCTAAAAGGACGCAGCAGACAGTGGCAAGCACAAAAAACTGGCAGATATTTTTGCTACAAACTCCTTCACAGCCGATTGGAACGGTCAGATGGCTTAGAAACGGCCGTTTCAGACGGGAAACCCGTTTCTGCCGTCGAAACGCGAAACGGGGCTTTCCCGTCGCGTTTCTGGTAACTAGGTGCCCAACAATATTATACTCCATGCCAACAGTACTGATGTGGTTTCATGACCACCAAAGTAGAAAGTCTTACATTCATCAATTATTTCCTCCGTGCTCAGgcttgcattactttttccattgaCTCTCCCCTGCTGCTTGCTCTCAGACATCATAAAACCAAGCAGATCGGCACCATAGCTACCTGTTTTCTCCATTCCAGCAGTCTTTTTCTTCGCATCTATAACTTGTTTTAAGCATCTTCTTATATTTATCTCCAAATTCCAACGTTACCTGTTCTTTGCAGTAGGCAGAAACCTGGTGAGAGGAATCACTTTCACCCATTACGTACTTATGTAAGAAACAAAAAGAAATTGTAGATTCTGTGTAATTTCATAAAATGAATAAGCCCTGCTAAAGTACGAAGGCATTTATTCTAGTCAGATAAATATTGGAAAACCTTTTGAGCAGTTGGGTTTAAAGTTAAACAATCATTTATTAGGTAACTCATCTGCCATTACACGAGTTTTTTCAATAAAACTCATTCATTGATGTGATTTacctcaaaaaaaacaaaaacaaatcaccATTTCAACTAAGTAATTTCAGATTGACAAGTGTACAGTCACAAAACTCAAGTTTGTCACCTGAAACCTGGAATATAAACAGTGTGAAATAATTCAGATGTAAGAACCATCTGTTTAGCCTGCATATCAAATATATCCTTTCCCTCTATAAAACTGCTACCAAATGCTGTGCGGGCTATAATATCTGCTGTGAGCTCACGGAACTCCTTCAGCACTTCAATTTCCGATGCACCTGACAACACCAATTTACTCCATTCCTCCAACAGATTGGCACTGCTTTCAATAATTGTTGGAATCATACCCTGTATTTACAGAACTGCTATAATCAAGATACATAAGTTTAATGTACGACAGAACATTTGACTATAAACATCAAAATAGGTAAGTTTTTATAAAATAATCCACATAGCTTCTAAAAGATTAGGGTgtatatttttgcagtcatagtcTCTATAAGATAAACAAATTTTCGATGtatatatcatatcattttaatccTAATTTCTCTACTCTTGTATGCTAGATATACCAAAAGCATCATATCAAGTATTTGTATGAGTAACCTAAAGATCTGCACAAAAAGTCCATGATAAAGTTGCATGGGACGTTAGAAATCATTTTAATACTGAGAATTCAAATACTCCATTTGAAACCATACATGTATATTTGATGGATCATTAATCTCTGTTCCGCTACTGTGGCACCAGGCAGACCATATCTATGTGTTCTAACAAAGTAAATGGATACTATAATTTGTCCATTCAAGAAAGTTAAATAAAGTAGACATAATTGCTAAATTCGTCAGAGGTGTTAGAAAGTTTCCTAAATAAAATGTAGGTAAGTTGATCATATTGAGTTCCATATTGAGATAAAAAGCTGAAAAATGATGTGTACCCAAATAGGCTAGCTTGAAACATCTAGCTCTTTGTTTCATACAGTGATACAGCATTATGATTCAATGAAGCTGAACTCGCCTAAAGGTGGGTTTGTTTGAAAATTAATAACAGTAAACTTTAAGAAAATATTAGCCTTCTTTTTAGTTTTTACAGCATTGATGCAGGACAACTGTTTGAAAAAGTTTCTAAGCCAACTTAAGAAAAGAGTGTTATGTAGCATCGCTGCACGACAACGATTTCACAAAATCTCTGAGCCAAAAGCACAACTAAACAAACAAAATTTACTCCCCAAATTTTGCAGGTTAAGTTCATAATGAAAAGCAAAGCTCACTGAGTATTGAATGAATCTTTTGGACAAGAAAAAGATGCCCAAAACAGGTATTTAACAAAACAATGCCAGAGAACTTACCACAAGGATGTGGAACTTGATAGATTTCTCTCTATAATAAAGCGATTTATATTATATCATTTTGGTTCTAACTTAGGACATAAACACAGACATTCAGTGCCTTACCTTCAAAAGATCCATGTGGAAAGCAGGATTGATGATTTTTCTGTGCCGAGCCCATTTCTCACCTGTCAACCCCACAAGTCCCTGTCCAACCAGTTGTCTTGAAAGGGGATTTGTCGGAAGCTTTGAATAGTTGTCAAATTTAGTGGAACATATGTCCTTAATAAGCTCAGGATGGGGAACGACCAACCTAGCATTCGGTCCAAACCAGAAAACATAATCGTAACCTATATCAGATAGAACAAGTTTATTAATCAACAGTCTTCTTTTTAATCTTTCACTTTTCTTCCTAACCAGCCACTATTTTAAGTTCTAACAACACCCATGTAAAAATATCAATGGTGCTAAGCAAGAATtccagtaatatgaagaatgaaacgCCAGATGCTTTAAAAAATGCAGAATACAGGTGTACCATAAATTCTGCTCCACTGATGTAAATGGGGAAAAACTCGAGGGAGCATGTCATGTGAGAGTGGCATGGGTTTGGACTTCTGCTCATCGATCATTCTGGATATATCTGTGGTATTCCCATAGAATAGCCTGTATGGAGGGCCACTGATTCCTTGGGCTTCAAAGAACTTTTTCACTTGCAAAGGCTTCCACCACATCCTTGTTACAATCTTCACCAAAAACAAAATTAAACCTGCACAAACAGCTGCCAAACCCCAAAATACCCATTCcatattccagacttagccaataaCCAGTGATCCTTTGGTTGTGAAAGCTTCAGATTCGTAGTAGGCCTATGAAACCCAAGTGTACGATCCCTTGCATTCTTGTAACTTTAACAAAAAGAAAATGACCTGTTCATTGATTTGACGAAGATAAATGATTGCAAGTAACTTTAAAAAAAGTCTAGCAGTGAAGAGATGACAGCTTAGATTAATAAAGTGTCAACAGATCATTGATAAGGATATTCACCTTGGAGAGAAGTTTTAAATTTTCTTTACATTTTAGTgtgaatatttttaaattttctttacaTTTTAGTGTGAATATTTTTAAACATATCGATGAGCTTTTTAATAGTATATATTCTGTATTTTCAAGTTTTCATGGATATTAAGCTTAAATTattattgaataaatattttgattttcaacaattttgataatctaataagaACGAATGGTTAAAATGATATGTAATTTCAAATATAATATATTAGTTCTCTAATTAGGCTGAGAGGCGTTTTACAGTCACATACTGATGAAAAACCTCATCTCAATAAATAGATAGCTAATTTAAGTTTAGCAGTTATAAACATAATGAACTTTTCAAGCATTATCAATGGCAGCTACTGTTTTCTTGCGAGTTACAAACATAATTGTGCGACTGAGGCGTTTCTTTTGTAGGGCTGATTACTGGGTCATAAGAATTTCTGAAGGTGATTTGTTGTTCCTTTCTCAAGTTGCATCCTTGTAACCTGAAAGCTCTGCATGGGAAGAATCATGTGAGATTTCCAATCTAAGGCTCTAAAAAATGAGGGTTTTGCCAAAGGTGAAATCAATGCCAATAGATTACCGATGGCTATTTATGGACTAACTATGTGTAGGCAGATGCTTAATACCAGTAGTTGTGACCTTTGTCTCCGGACCGCTATCCAGAGCATACAACAGTTCATGACTTGTTGCTAGACGAGCACATATATGAAAACCCTTGTGCTGTTAAATATGTTTTTGCAAACATTTATACTGAATTGGGTAGTTATAATTAGCGATGGCCATATATTCTTGATAGCCAAACTTTAATCTACTAGAAAGCATTCTTATAACAACAATAAGATGTGAATTACACCCTGTGTTGTTCAATTTGTCTCTGCCAGCATTTATACTGGATCTGGATGGTTCAAATATAAGAGGGGTTTCCTGTTCTTGTGACATTAATTAATTCGTGATGCTTTAAGTATCACCTAGTTTGAAGGGTTGAGTTTGTCTTTCTAACTGCCTCATGAATTTGCATAAAAATTGTAGATCTCATCAACAAATTTCTGTTGGGCATGCCCTACCATTGAGGCATTTTGACAAACAAATTGCATGCTCAGTTTGTGTCATTCTGTAAAACAATTCATCTACATTGAGCATACTATTTTTTTTGCGATATTTTGTCATCAGCTCACCAGACCTGTGCAGGCATGTTATTATTATTTAAGGTATTTTGTTAATCTGTGTAGGCATTTTACTATTATTTCGGCTGTATTGGACAATATTGTATATACTGTCCCTTTTGCTGTTTATTTGTGCAGGTGTTTAATTTGGGAGGTATATATATTCGTGTATCTACGTTAGATGTATGGAAAACAATGTTTAAAAAGGTATTCTACACTTCCTATCTATGATTTCATTAGTTTGAAATGGAGATTAAACTGTGGAATGATATTAAACTATGTAATCTAAAGTTCTTCGTATTAAATTTTCATCTTAATTATAATGTCATTTATTTAattgtattatatatatttttaaagcaaatagataatctaaaatgatatctcttagtgttttctatatatatttttctaaatataggtatgctagtactAATCATTTGAAAACAATAGATTTGAGCGATGGTGTATTCATTATGTATCTAAAGTTGTGTATTCATTATAACATTTCAATTCACTTATAAACAGATTTGgaataattacaatgatgaataaaAGAAGCTTTGAATGAAACCCTATATGAAGATATAATTAGATCATGTGGTGTGTCCTCATCCTATCCTATGCTATGAGACAAGAAAGTACATACCTAAAGTTAGTTTAAGTAGATAAAGTAAAAATGGgggctaattaattaattagatagttttttaattaaatattatataacacCTGCCTCATAAATACAACTTGGAGAGAAGTTAAAAATCTAATGATGAATGTGTGAATAGGTGTATAGATGAGTCTCACTTACAACACTTATTAAATATCCATGTACAAATAGATAAATCTCTTATaactagagaaaataagaaaaccaCATAGAAGAAAATATTccacttcaaaaaaaaaatgaaataaacatcTGTACTAGTGAGAGAAGGAAAGGAGAATGTGATATGTCCCCTAAAGGATTTATTCTATCACATAAACTTATATAATAAATGTTCCCCCAATAggagagaaagaagatgagaatatGAATCCCCCTCAAAATGAAGTATCCATTGTATTAATGATGAAATCATAGAGATAATATGATCTACTACctgcaaacaacatttctccccttagtaAGAAATATATATATTGGTAATTGAAGAAGCAACTTCATAAGATGGATGTATaggaaatccaaatccaaatccaggGGTGTGtctctaatttttttttcaaaatgataaAATCAAGTGATGCCAATCCAAAATCCTATGGTTAGATTGGCCTATGTTTGACAAAATGTTTCAATAGGGTCTTGACAGTGGCTTGATATTACAATCCATTTGTCTCTCTTTGAACCACAAAATCTACCTCTATCTTACACCCCAAGTACTCACAATCAAAtcatattcattgtacaattctatcaatcaaattttaatttagGTTAGTCAAAAATATAATCAATCCATTCTACTTTAACAGATAATACAATAATAATAACATTTATTATATCAAGAGTTCATGACCATCTTGCCCCCACACAAACCAACAATGTTTTTTGTGAATACAAGTTCAACCCCTAACCCAAGTTACAAGAGGACTAGGGGTCTCACAAGAAAATAGAAGGGTTCTTAGGGAATGCCACATATTGTTCTCAGATATTAGTCTAGTGGGTGGAAGATAATCTGAGCTCCATATTGAGGTTTCAGAGTAACTAAAAGCATAGGGGCATGAGTATAAGAAGGTGAAGTCACAAAAGAATTTTTTTGCAGAATCATGGCCAACACTAATTTTGCTTCCAACAAAGCAAAATTCAGACCCACACATATGGTTGGACCTGTTCCAAAGGGCATGAATGCCATTGGATGCTTTGCAGCCTTTGCAATTCCTTCACCAAATCGCCCTGGGTTGAATTCGTTGGCATCATTTCCCCATAAAGCAGGATCATGATGGATTGCCAGGATTGGAAGCTCAAGCTGAGTGCCTGCAGGAATTGAGAGCCTTCCAAGCTTCATTGACTCGCATGCCTGTCGCGGTAGAGACACTGCCGGTGGATAAAGCCTCAAGGCCTCATTTATAATCATTCCAACCTACAAATAATTCAAACAATCTCTTATGAGACAAATCCAAAATACTGCTTTTGAATTCAAATCCCAGTTCTTGTTTACCACGATTATGATTACTTGAATTCAAATCTCAGTGCTAGTTTAACTGTGATTGTTATTACTTGTTAATGTGGGCGTGTTAGATGGTTCTTACAATTTTGAGGCGACTTAAGCAGTCTGCATCTGGATAATTGTTTCTCCCGCATATTTCCAGCACCTCTCTGCGACCTTGCTCTTGCCAATCTTGATGTATGCCCAACAATATTATACTCCATGCCAACAGTACTGATGTGGTTTCATGACCAGCAAAGTAGAAAGTCTTGCATTCATCAATGATTTCCTCTGTACTCAGGCTTGCATTACTCGTAACATTGACTCTCCCCTGCTCCTTGCTCTGAGACATCATTAAACAAAGCAGATCGGCACCATACCCACCAGTTTTTTCCATCTCAGAAGTCTTTTTCCTGGCATCTATAACTTGCCGTAAGGATCTTCTTATTTCTTTCTCCAAATTCCAACGTTGCCTATTCTTTGTAGTAGGCAGAAACCTGAGGAGGGGAATCACTCTCAGACATTACATACCAATGTAAAAAAGCAAAAGAAGTTACAGATTCTGAATGCTTCAGAATATGGCTAAACCCTCCTAAATTACCAAGGCATTTATCCTATTGAATAAAGTGTCTTCTCAAGATAAAAATTCATAAACATGGTTCTTGAAGGACGAAGGCATTTGAGATGGGAAGATATAACTAAAAAAATAAAGTGGCACTTCCAACTGTAAGATAAATATTGAAAAACCTCTCAAGAAAAACATAACAGAGACAGAGACATTAACACActcaaatcaaaattttgattgcaTTCTTTGGTACTTCAATATTGACAAATTGTACTGTCGCAAAACACAAGTTTGTCACCTGAAACCTGGAATGTAAACACTGCGAAATAATTCAGCTGTAAGAATCATCTGGTTGCCCTGCATATCAAAGATATGCTTTCCCTCTGTAAAACTGCTTCCAAATGCTGTGCGGGCAATAATATCGGCTGTGAGATCGTGGAACTCCTTTTGCACTTCAATTTCTGATGCGCCTGACAATACCAATTTACTCCATTTGTCCAACATATTGGCACTGCTTTGCACAATAGTTGGAATCATACCCTGTAATTACAGAACTAGTTAATCAAAATATGCAAGTTTCTAGTATGACAGAACATGTCTTCCTATGAAACTCCGAATATAAGTAGCAAAATAGAGAATTAATTTACAATATAATCTACGTGGTTTCAAACAGATTAGGTTTTATTTGCAGAGTCATGTATCAGGAATATGTTTAGAATAAAAGCAACTTCTACAGATAGGAGCAGAATATCGGTATTCAAAAAGCACCAGTCAAGACATTTCAGTAGTATCTCAATTCAAGACAACTAGATCTACACTCTACTGACCAGCAAATCAAACAAAATTAATTCATCATGTTATTTTTTTACATGCAAATAACTCCCTGAAGGTCACTGTGTGGTATCAATTTGTAAGTAGTTCCACCGTTTACCCATGAATCTCTTTTTGACTGCTGCAACCTTGGGCTTAATACCACACAGAATCTTCCCTCTGCTAAGAGAAGTATACCCTTTCAAATTGACCAGGGTTTTGCACTCAGATGAAACCGTTCAATAAAGATATGTCAAAACAGGGCAGCAGGGGCATGGCCTTTTAAATTGGATTTCCTCATGCGAAGCATCACTGGCTTAATTCTGTATCACGTGACACAGACAAACAGATTCTGTCTCAATTTAATTAGTTGAAAAATGTTTGGCCATATGTAATGTGACTCTGCAGTAGACATCCTTAAGAGTGGCTTATGGTTCAAGACTGAAGCTTCTTAAAACTAATTGCATGCTACTTGAAAATGACACTTAACATGAACTGTGATAAGATTCAGGGCTTAACACTCAGAAATGCTTGTTATGATGCCCAAGTGCAAAGTTTAGCCTGTGGCACTAATTGGCCATTGGATGCTAGCTGATCTAGACAATGTGGAGATTACATCTAGTTAGAGAAATTACCCTGCCTCTACAAATAGTAAAGGCCCAATAATGCGCCCCTGCATGCTTGGAAGGAGAGTTTTATATTTCTTGATTGGGTGTTGGCCCAGCGATCAATCCTCGGGAAATTTTAGAAGATAGATTTACAAAGCAAATCAAAATTACAATGTATATTTATCAGTAGGAGCTTGATAGATCTCTCAAAACAAGAATTCAATTTATCTATTAAATCAGTTAGGTCCTTATTAGAAACATAAATTCAGACATTTGGTGCCTTGCCTTCAAGAGATCCATATGGAAAGCAGGATTGATGATCTTCCTGCGCTGAGCCCATTTCTCACCTGTCAAACCCACAATTCCCTGTCCAACCAATTGTCTTGAAAGGGGATTAACCGGAGGCTTTATAAAGTTGCCAAATTTAGTGGAACATATCTCCTTAATAAGCTCAGGGTGGGGAACAACCAACCGGGCATGATGCCCAAACCAGAAAATAAAATCCTGTCCTATACAAAATAGACCAAACTTATTAATCAATTGGGTTTACAGAATCTCGCATCTTCTTCTTAATTAGCCAATATTCTAAGTTCTATCACTACCCAAGCAAAAGTAAAACAATCAATGGTGCTACAGAAGAGTTCCAGTAATATGATTAATGAAACACGCCATGCTTAAAAACTGAAAAATACAAGTATACCATAGGCTCTGCTCCACTGATGATAATGGGGAAGAACTCGAGGAAGTATATCATGTGAGAGTGGCATGAGTTTTGACTTCTGCTCAGAGATCATTCTTGATATATCTGTGGTATTCCCATAAAATAGGCTGTATGGAGGGCCCCTGATTCCTTGGGCTTCAAAGAACCTTTTCATTTGCAGAGGCTTCCACCATATCGTTGTTGCAAGCTTGACCAAAAACAAAACTAAACCAGCACAACCAGCCACCATACCCCAAAATATGCACTCCATATTACAGACGTGGCCAACACCCAGCTCTAACTCTTTGGTTGTCAAATCTTAGTTTGCACTTTGCTGTAACAACGTATTTGCTCGCCAAGTGTTATATTTGCATaaagaaaatgaatgcaagcaactTCAACTCCTCTGGTAAGCTTTCCACAGATGACACGGCTTAGATTTTACTCTCTGACACGAAGGTCTTCTTAAGACACTGTAAATCTATATTAGCACTCGCCCACCATACTGGTCAACCTTTGACCACGACAAAGATTAG is part of the Cryptomeria japonica chromosome 10, Sugi_1.0, whole genome shotgun sequence genome and harbors:
- the LOC131859321 gene encoding cytochrome P450 734A1-like codes for the protein MEWVFWGLAAVCAGLILFLVKIVTRMWWKPLQVKKFFEAQGISGPPYRLFYGNTTDISRMIDEQKSKPMPLSHDMLPRVFPHLHQWSRIYGYDYVFWFGPNARLVVPHPELIKDICSTKFDNYSKLPTNPLSRQLVGQGLVGLTGEKWARHRKIINPAFHMDLLKGMIPTIIESSANLLEEWSKLVLSGASEIEVLKEFRELTADIIARTAFGSSFIEGKDIFDMQAKQMVLTSELFHTVYIPGFRCWNLEINIRRCLKQVIDAKKKTAGMEKTGSYGADLLGFMMSESKQQGRVNGKSNASLSTEEIIDECKTFYFGGHETTSVLLAWSIILLGIHQDWQERGRREVLEVCGRNNYPDADSLSRLKIVGMIINEVMRLYPPAVGVLRQACVPTKVGRISIPAGTQLELPIIAIHHDTALWGNDAKEFNPGRFSEGIAKAAKHPMAFMPFGTGPTKCVGQNFALLEAKLVLAMILQNFSFVTSPSYTHAPLLVFTLRPQYGPQIIFHVD
- the LOC131859322 gene encoding cytochrome P450 734A1-like, which gives rise to MECIFWGMVAGCAGLVLFLVKLATTIWWKPLQMKRFFEAQGIRGPPYSLFYGNTTDISRMISEQKSKLMPLSHDILPRVLPHYHQWSRAYGQDFIFWFGHHARLVVPHPELIKEICSTKFGNFIKPPVNPLSRQLVGQGIVGLTGEKWAQRRKIINPAFHMDLLKGMIPTIVQSSANMLDKWSKLVLSGASEIEVQKEFHDLTADIIARTAFGSSFTEGKHIFDMQGNQMILTAELFRSVYIPGFRFLPTTKNRQRWNLEKEIRRSLRQVIDARKKTSEMEKTGGYGADLLCLMMSQSKEQGRVNVTSNASLSTEEIIDECKTFYFAGHETTSVLLAWSIILLGIHQDWQEQGRREVLEICGRNNYPDADCLSRLKIVGMIINEALRLYPPAVSLPRQACESMKLGRLSIPAGTQLELPILAIHHDPALWGNDANEFNPGRFGEGIAKAAKHPMAFMPFGTGPTICVGLNFALLEAKLVLAMILQKNSFVTSPSYTHAPMLLVTLKPQYGAQIIFHPLD